In Vigna radiata var. radiata cultivar VC1973A chromosome 3, Vradiata_ver6, whole genome shotgun sequence, the following proteins share a genomic window:
- the LOC106757918 gene encoding phospholipase A1-Igamma2, chloroplastic has translation MASSMATMFVPFPQTQKSQARSFLSQPPNTVKKLKPKHTKALKTYATSVTCNATLSSTVETIEGGKKQKEVAEVWRKIHGEDNWAGLLDPLDPLLRTELIRYGEMAQACYDAFDYDPYSKYCGSCRFSIPEFFQSLDMPNVGYNVTRYLYATANINLPNFFKKSRWPDTRWSQHANWSGFIAVSDDATSKRLGRRDITIAWRGTVTNVEWVADLTNFLRPIAPHIRSPDEGIKVEAGFLDLYTDKEQECGYCKYSAREQVLGEVKRLMAIYSDEEVSITITGHSLGSAMAILSGFDIVENGASVGKSGRKTHVSVFSFSGPRVGNAKFKERLEGELGVKVLRVHNKHDLVPQSPGLLFNEGLPPWLVKLLDWLPWCYLHVGQELELDHKQSPFLNPNGDAACAHNLEAHLHLLDGYHRKYDPFKRTSERDIALVNKACDFLKDEYTVPPNWRQDLNKNMMKTENGRWMFTDRQVSQDPHHQDIDPHLQELGLLSSDRSINK, from the exons ATGGCTTCATCGATGGCAACCATGTTCGTCCCTTTCCCCCAAACACAGAAGAGCCAAGCCCGCAGCTTTCTATCCCAACCACCAAACACAGTAAAGAAACTCAAACCCAAACACACCAAAGCTTTAAAAACTTACGCAACCAGCGTAACATGCAATGCCACGCTTTCATCTACCGTGGAGACCATTGAGGGAGGGAAGAAACAAAAGGAAGTGGCGGAGGTGTGGCGCAAGATCCACGGGGAGGACAACTGGGCCGGCCTTCTGGATCCCTTGGACCCGTTATTGCGGACCGAACTGATCCGCTACGGGGAGATGGCCCAGGCCTGCTACGACGCCTTCGACTACGACCCCTACTCCAAATACTGCGGCAGTTGCAGGTTCTCCATACCCGAGTTCTTCCAAAGCCTCGACATGCCCAACGTGGGATACAACGTCACACGTTATCTCTACGCCACGGCCAACATCAACCTCCCAAATTTCTTCAAGAAATCGCGGTGGCCGGACACGAGGTGGAGCCAGCACGCGAACTGGTCGGGCTTCATCGCGGTGTCGGACGACGCGACGAGCAAGCGTCTGGGGCGGAGAGACATCACGATAGCGTGGCGAGGGACGGTGACGAACGTGGAGTGGGTGGCTGACCTGACGAATTTCCTGAGACCAATCGCTCCCCACATCCGGAGTCCCGACGAGGGTATAAAGGTGGAAGCTGGTTTCTTGGATCTTTACACGGACAAGGAACAGGAGTGTGGGTATTGTAAGTACTCAGCGAGGGAACAGGTTCTCGGGGAGGTGAAACGGTTGATGGCGATTTATTCGGATGAAGAGGTGAGTATTACGATAACGGGGCATAGTCTGGGGAGTGCGATGGCGATACTGAGTGGTTTCGATATTGTGGAAAATGGGGCGAGTGTGGGAAAGAGTGGGAGAAAAACGCATGTTTCGGTGTTTTCGTTTTCGGGGCCGAGGGTGGGGAATGCGAAGTTCAAGGAGAGGTTGGAGGGGGAGCTGGGGGTAAAGGTGCTGAGGGTGCATAACAAGCACGACCTTGTGCCGCAGTCGCCGGGGTTGCTGTTCAACGAGGGGTTGCCGCCGTGGCTGGTGAAGCTCTTGGATTGGTTGCCATGGTGTTATTTGCACGTTGGCCAGGAGCTGGAATTGGATCATAAACAATCACCTTTCTTGAACCCCAATGGGGATGCTGCCTGCGCCCATAACTTGGAGGCTCACTTGCACTTGCTCGATGG ATACCATAGGAAGTACGATCCATTTAAGAGAACGAGTGAGAGAGACATTGCTTTGGTGAACAAGGCCTGTGACTTCTTGAAGGACGAGTATACAGTGCCACCAAACTGGAGGCAAGACCTGAACAAGAACATGATGAAGACTGAAAATGGACGGTGGATGTTCACCGATCGTCAAGTGTCTCAAGATCCACACCACCAAGATATTGATCCCCATCTCCAGGAACTCGGTCTCCTCTCTTCTGACAGATCAATCAATAAGTAA